The following proteins are encoded in a genomic region of Haloarcula salinisoli:
- the infB gene encoding translation initiation factor IF-2, translating into MSDQDATTETEHTLRTPIVAVLGHVDHGKTSLLDRIRGSAVTAGESGAITQHIGATAVPLDVISDIAGELVDPTDFDLPGLLFIDTPGHHSFSTLRSRGGALADIAILVVDVNDGFQPQTLEAIDILKRTQTPFIVAANKIDTVPGWNPNENQPVQQTMDAQSERVTSDLNEKLYELIGELSDNGFSADMYWRVQNFQANIGVVPVSAETGEGIPDLLTVMMGLSQRYMKEEMEIDASGPGVGTVLEVKDTQGFGTTLDAIIYDGTIHKDDTIVVGGLQGPIVTDVRALLRPRPLEEIRTEQQFEQVDAVAAADGVKIAAPDLDDAIAGAPIRVLRDRDRAEVIAEVEEELSEIEVTTQEEGVVVKADTLGSLEAISSTLEEEEIPIMRAEVGAVAPRDVRVAETANEPTHRAILAFSVDVLEDARHLAEQEDVTLFEDDVIYQLVEGYDDHVTEIQESQQEQILENITRPAKFRVLPDHTFRQNDPAVVGIEVLSGELRRNVNVVKWDGSEPTRVGRLKSLQDAGEDVDSARTGEQLAASIDGPTVGRQIEEGDDLWVEIPEKHAKILEQELKEEISVDEREALSMYLENHRNRDPFWGK; encoded by the coding sequence ATGTCTGACCAGGACGCCACCACAGAGACGGAGCACACCCTACGGACACCCATCGTCGCCGTACTTGGCCACGTCGACCACGGGAAGACCAGCCTGCTGGACCGAATCCGCGGCTCGGCGGTGACGGCCGGCGAATCCGGCGCCATCACCCAGCACATCGGGGCCACGGCGGTCCCGCTCGACGTCATCTCGGACATCGCCGGGGAACTGGTCGACCCCACGGACTTCGACCTGCCCGGCCTGTTGTTCATCGACACGCCCGGCCACCACTCATTTTCGACGCTGCGCTCGCGGGGCGGGGCGCTGGCTGACATCGCCATCCTCGTCGTCGACGTCAACGACGGGTTCCAGCCCCAGACGCTGGAGGCCATCGACATCCTCAAACGGACCCAGACCCCCTTCATCGTCGCCGCGAACAAGATAGACACCGTGCCGGGCTGGAACCCCAACGAGAACCAGCCCGTCCAGCAGACGATGGACGCCCAGTCCGAGCGAGTCACCTCGGACTTAAACGAGAAGCTCTACGAACTCATCGGCGAGCTCTCCGACAACGGCTTCTCGGCGGATATGTACTGGCGGGTCCAGAACTTCCAGGCCAACATCGGCGTGGTCCCCGTCTCCGCCGAGACCGGCGAGGGCATCCCGGACCTGCTGACGGTGATGATGGGCCTCTCCCAGCGCTACATGAAAGAGGAGATGGAGATAGACGCCAGCGGCCCCGGCGTCGGCACCGTCCTCGAAGTGAAAGACACCCAGGGCTTCGGGACTACCTTAGACGCTATCATCTACGACGGGACGATTCACAAGGACGACACCATCGTCGTGGGCGGCCTGCAGGGCCCCATCGTCACCGACGTGCGCGCGCTCTTGCGCCCGCGGCCGCTCGAAGAGATACGCACCGAACAGCAGTTCGAGCAGGTCGACGCCGTGGCCGCCGCCGACGGGGTGAAAATCGCCGCCCCGGACTTAGACGACGCCATCGCCGGCGCGCCGATTCGGGTCCTCCGGGACCGCGACCGCGCCGAGGTCATCGCCGAGGTGGAGGAGGAGTTATCCGAGATAGAGGTCACGACACAGGAGGAGGGCGTCGTGGTCAAGGCCGACACGCTGGGCTCGCTCGAGGCGATTTCGAGCACGCTCGAAGAGGAGGAGATTCCCATCATGCGCGCCGAGGTCGGCGCCGTCGCTCCCCGCGACGTCCGCGTCGCCGAGACGGCCAACGAACCGACCCATCGCGCCATCCTCGCGTTCTCAGTCGACGTGCTCGAGGACGCCCGCCACCTGGCCGAGCAAGAGGACGTGACGCTGTTCGAGGACGACGTCATCTACCAGCTCGTAGAGGGGTACGACGACCACGTCACCGAGATCCAGGAGTCCCAGCAGGAACAGATTCTCGAGAACATCACCCGCCCGGCGAAGTTCCGTGTGCTACCGGACCACACCTTCCGGCAGAACGACCCCGCCGTCGTCGGCATCGAGGTGCTCTCGGGCGAACTCCGCCGGAACGTAAACGTCGTCAAGTGGGACGGGTCGGAGCCGACGCGGGTCGGCCGCCTGAAATCGCTGCAGGACGCCGGCGAGGACGTCGATTCGGCCCGAACCGGCGAACAGCTCGCGGCCTCCATCGACGGGCCGACCGTCGGCCGCCAGATAGAGGAAGGCGACGATCTCTGGGTCGAAATCCCCGAGAAACACGCCAAGATACTCGAACAGGAGCTCAAAGAGGAGATATCGGTCGACGAGCGCGAGGCGCTGTCGATGTACCTGGAGAACCACCGGAATCGGGACCCCTTCTGGGGGAAGTAG
- a CDS encoding DUF5811 family protein has product MYGNSPLGGETEKVTLTREQRQTLRRDLASVAARTRELLPGEFVVGSEVSDSESGPRATIAVQPPVGSVVSADYRPEDPESATISADERDDLAQGIAASAALQVKQVMGEDSSPTAQ; this is encoded by the coding sequence ATGTACGGTAATTCGCCGCTCGGTGGCGAGACGGAGAAAGTGACGCTCACGCGCGAGCAGCGTCAGACGCTGCGCCGGGACCTCGCGAGCGTCGCGGCTCGAACGCGTGAGCTGCTCCCCGGGGAGTTCGTGGTGGGGTCGGAAGTCAGTGACAGCGAGTCGGGGCCGCGAGCGACGATCGCGGTCCAGCCGCCAGTCGGCTCTGTGGTCAGTGCCGACTACCGGCCCGAAGACCCGGAGTCGGCGACCATCTCCGCCGACGAGCGGGACGACCTCGCACAGGGTATCGCCGCCTCGGCGGCCCTGCAGGTCAAGCAGGTCATGGGCGAGGACAGTTCGCCGACGGCTCAGTAG
- a CDS encoding pyruvoyl-dependent arginine decarboxylase: MSTIRVVWGTATGPTALSSYDAALAEAGVHNYNLVTLSSVIPAGPAIELAGTAPDLGPPGEALEVVQSAATAAPGERAAAGIGWARSEDGPGIFYEVDGTDPDAVRAEIREGLVAGRELRDWTFVEEDVHVESVAPEAHHASAVVIATYGESHPVV, translated from the coding sequence ATGAGCACCATCCGGGTCGTGTGGGGGACCGCCACCGGCCCGACCGCGCTGTCGTCCTACGACGCGGCGCTGGCCGAGGCCGGCGTCCACAACTACAACCTGGTGACGCTCTCGTCGGTCATCCCTGCCGGTCCGGCCATCGAACTCGCGGGGACGGCCCCAGACCTGGGCCCGCCGGGCGAGGCCCTTGAGGTGGTCCAGTCGGCCGCGACGGCCGCGCCGGGCGAGCGGGCCGCCGCGGGCATCGGCTGGGCGCGCAGCGAGGACGGTCCCGGTATCTTCTACGAGGTCGACGGGACCGACCCCGACGCGGTGCGGGCGGAGATTCGCGAGGGGCTGGTGGCCGGGCGGGAGCTCCGTGACTGGACGTTCGTAGAGGAAGACGTCCACGTCGAATCAGTCGCGCCCGAGGCCCACCACGCGAGTGCGGTGGTCATCGCCACCTACGGCGAGAGTCATCCGGTCGTATAA
- a CDS encoding endonuclease/exonuclease/phosphatase family protein has product MKPVRLMSFNVRYDTATDGVHNWAHRRRLVADTIRYHDPDVVGVQEAMTHQLRELETLLSGYEWVGDVRDTDAPSGEHTAVGYRRERFSGLATDTFWLSETPETANSVGWDARHPRVATWVRLRERGADRPLVLLNTHLDHAGGRARREGIELALSRLADLVDDAAVVLCGDFNCVVGGPAHAAASEYSLPGGRQLRDSRRLAPTCHGPTTTRTDFEDLLPEMGIDHVFVSDDASVTGWAAVTDRDDAHYASDHLPVVVDCVF; this is encoded by the coding sequence ATGAAGCCGGTGCGGCTGATGTCGTTCAACGTTCGGTACGATACTGCCACGGACGGCGTACACAACTGGGCCCATCGGCGGCGTCTGGTGGCCGATACCATCCGGTACCACGACCCCGACGTGGTGGGCGTCCAGGAGGCGATGACCCACCAGCTCCGGGAGCTAGAGACGCTGCTGTCGGGCTACGAGTGGGTCGGCGACGTACGCGATACTGACGCACCGAGCGGCGAGCACACCGCCGTCGGCTACCGGCGCGAGCGCTTCAGCGGTCTGGCGACGGACACCTTCTGGCTCTCGGAGACCCCCGAGACGGCCAACTCCGTCGGCTGGGACGCCAGGCATCCACGGGTCGCGACCTGGGTGCGCCTGCGCGAGCGGGGCGCGGACCGCCCGCTGGTCCTGTTGAACACCCATCTGGACCACGCTGGCGGGCGCGCCCGGCGGGAGGGTATCGAGCTGGCGCTGTCGCGACTCGCCGACCTCGTCGACGACGCGGCGGTCGTCCTCTGTGGGGACTTCAACTGCGTCGTCGGCGGGCCGGCCCACGCCGCTGCCAGCGAGTACTCGCTCCCCGGTGGCCGACAGCTGCGCGACAGTCGGCGGCTGGCGCCGACCTGCCACGGTCCGACGACGACCCGGACCGACTTCGAGGACCTGTTGCCGGAGATGGGTATCGACCACGTCTTCGTCAGCGACGACGCGTCGGTCACCGGCTGGGCGGCCGTCACCGACCGCGACGACGCCCACTACGCCTCGGACCACCTGCCGGTCGTCGTCGATTGTGTGTTCTGA
- a CDS encoding DUF7113 family protein has product MILVSGAAGEAGLTGTLYEPGESRPSFRGAPEEGSPYVWVCDAFYEVESGGQPQTVGDRELRVAFESPAPRGFPDQAAALRAGKEHIRTQFARLGVPKSEVDITVRRRVDA; this is encoded by the coding sequence ATGATACTCGTTTCCGGCGCTGCGGGGGAGGCCGGGCTGACCGGCACGCTGTACGAACCCGGCGAATCGCGCCCGTCGTTTCGCGGGGCACCCGAGGAGGGGTCACCCTACGTCTGGGTGTGTGACGCCTTCTACGAGGTCGAGAGCGGCGGACAGCCCCAGACCGTCGGGGACCGCGAGCTCCGGGTCGCCTTCGAGTCGCCGGCGCCCCGTGGGTTCCCGGACCAGGCGGCGGCCCTGCGGGCTGGGAAAGAGCACATCCGAACCCAGTTCGCCCGGCTGGGCGTCCCCAAGAGCGAGGTCGATATCACGGTCCGCCGGCGGGTCGACGCATAG
- a CDS encoding helix-turn-helix domain-containing protein, translating into MRYMEVTMYPDWETFPSLKKRLFRDPDIRRRKLHALKLLDDGTVAVLAEVDGDLDRYREILREAPEVRRFAVSGDESGYCYSQIEPTPTSKALLQRRDEEEFIVEMPMTFTEDGGLQMTIVGSESDLAAVPDLFDEIDVELDSTGPYYPGAGDAFSGLTDRQKEALTTAVRRGYYETPREATLDDLGEALGVDPGTVGRHLRAVESTVFAEFVP; encoded by the coding sequence ATGCGATATATGGAGGTCACGATGTACCCGGACTGGGAGACCTTCCCGTCGCTGAAAAAGCGGCTCTTTCGGGACCCCGATATCCGGCGGCGGAAGCTCCACGCGCTCAAGCTCCTCGACGACGGCACTGTCGCAGTGCTCGCGGAGGTCGACGGCGACCTCGACCGGTACCGGGAGATTCTACGCGAGGCCCCGGAGGTCCGGCGGTTCGCCGTTTCGGGTGACGAATCGGGCTACTGTTACTCCCAGATAGAGCCGACACCGACCAGCAAAGCGTTGCTCCAGCGCCGGGACGAGGAGGAGTTCATCGTCGAGATGCCGATGACGTTCACCGAGGACGGCGGGCTACAGATGACCATCGTCGGGTCGGAGAGCGACCTCGCGGCCGTCCCGGACCTGTTCGACGAAATCGACGTCGAACTCGACTCGACCGGGCCGTACTACCCCGGCGCCGGTGACGCCTTCTCTGGGCTCACCGACCGCCAGAAGGAGGCACTGACCACTGCGGTGCGACGCGGCTACTACGAGACGCCCCGCGAGGCGACACTCGACGACCTGGGGGAAGCGCTCGGTGTCGACCCCGGAACGGTCGGCAGACACCTCCGGGCCGTGGAGTCGACGGTGTTTGCCGAGTTCGTGCCGTAG
- a CDS encoding DoxX family protein: MVQNALQFDTDLADGRLPVVLRGLVVLILTGPAIGKFVLYADRVGRFTQYGIPAPEIMVVVVGVLQLFTVGTVATGVLARVGALVTVPVMVTAMVVASANVANALVLVSCIGIVLIGTGDEYIWDPLGVGEAVTR, from the coding sequence ATGGTTCAAAACGCGCTCCAGTTCGATACAGACCTCGCGGATGGCCGGCTGCCTGTCGTGTTGCGTGGCCTCGTGGTCCTGATTCTGACGGGTCCGGCGATCGGGAAGTTCGTTCTCTACGCCGACCGGGTAGGCCGCTTTACCCAGTACGGGATTCCAGCGCCCGAAATCATGGTGGTGGTGGTGGGTGTTCTCCAGCTTTTCACCGTCGGTACTGTTGCCACCGGTGTTCTGGCGCGAGTTGGCGCGCTGGTGACGGTCCCGGTGATGGTGACGGCCATGGTGGTTGCGAGTGCTAACGTCGCCAACGCGCTCGTCCTGGTCAGCTGTATCGGTATCGTCCTCATCGGGACGGGGGATGAGTACATCTGGGACCCGCTCGGAGTCGGCGAGGCCGTTACGAGGTAG
- a CDS encoding DNA double-strand break repair nuclease NurA, with the protein MTLDPVHVDGIAQLAGQVGATVETSDQGAAAEDVWESFLDPLYDTDGREILVPLGEQRRRKVPVADIALEDPPFPTQHGLDSGTINPTTFKNGLVLDVAQAAMSATPSDVDLHRGRTIIMAVHSNDATLAFDDEWRADDRGYARRRVLDAPQVDRFEQRVVHALALYLAESDHALMNADAVDDLLVLDGPIYPTGLLRWADRDTELAELLAEDDRPKSVVGNYVELVERFVTKDVPLVGFVKSSSRKPLTRTIRKKTAAPWTSDSAFFRHILERRDDDGDRQTDTLTCTNWFRSRAGTDGMMAADGDALDIDRELEPEAYEVTFFVVYDPRTDLVFRVEAPYAFTKDPERRERLTRQLLHDVAAEQGPPLAVAKADELASIDRQGSEELTRRIEREFEMDRDASYNDLRWGAIEEKF; encoded by the coding sequence ATGACGCTGGACCCGGTACACGTCGACGGCATCGCCCAGCTGGCCGGCCAGGTCGGGGCGACCGTCGAGACGAGTGACCAGGGGGCCGCCGCCGAGGACGTGTGGGAGTCGTTTCTGGACCCGCTGTACGACACCGACGGCCGCGAGATACTCGTCCCGCTGGGCGAGCAGCGCCGTCGGAAGGTCCCGGTCGCGGACATCGCTCTGGAGGACCCACCGTTCCCGACCCAGCACGGGCTGGACTCGGGCACTATCAACCCCACGACGTTCAAGAACGGGCTGGTGCTGGACGTGGCACAGGCCGCGATGAGCGCGACGCCGTCCGACGTGGACCTCCACCGGGGTCGGACTATCATCATGGCGGTCCACTCGAACGACGCGACGCTCGCCTTCGACGACGAGTGGCGGGCCGACGACCGCGGCTACGCCCGCCGACGGGTGCTCGATGCCCCCCAGGTCGACCGCTTCGAACAGCGGGTCGTCCACGCGCTGGCGCTGTATCTCGCCGAGAGCGACCACGCACTCATGAACGCCGACGCTGTCGATGACCTCCTGGTGCTCGACGGTCCTATCTATCCCACCGGCCTGCTCCGGTGGGCCGACCGGGACACCGAACTCGCCGAGTTGCTGGCCGAGGATGACCGCCCAAAGAGCGTGGTCGGCAACTACGTCGAACTCGTCGAGCGGTTCGTCACGAAGGACGTCCCCCTCGTGGGGTTCGTCAAGAGCTCCTCGCGCAAGCCCCTGACCCGGACCATCCGAAAGAAGACCGCGGCGCCCTGGACCAGCGACAGCGCCTTCTTCCGGCACATCCTCGAACGCCGCGACGACGACGGCGACCGGCAGACGGACACGCTGACCTGTACCAACTGGTTCCGCTCGCGGGCCGGCACCGACGGGATGATGGCCGCCGACGGCGACGCCCTGGATATCGACCGCGAACTCGAGCCCGAGGCCTACGAGGTGACCTTCTTCGTCGTCTACGACCCGCGAACGGACCTCGTCTTTCGAGTGGAAGCACCCTACGCGTTCACGAAGGACCCGGAGCGACGGGAGCGGCTCACCCGCCAGCTCCTGCACGACGTGGCCGCCGAACAGGGGCCGCCACTGGCCGTCGCGAAGGCGGACGAACTCGCCAGTATCGACCGACAGGGCAGCGAGGAACTCACCCGGCGCATCGAGCGGGAGTTCGAGATGGACCGCGACGCCTCCTACAACGACCTCCGGTGGGGCGCCATCGAGGAGAAGTTCTGA
- a CDS encoding calcium/sodium antiporter, translating into MVLFDVLYVVVAVVALWFGADQFVTGASRVARRLGVPGLVIGLTVVAFGTSAPEFAVTIDAALAGQSDISVANVVGSNILNLGFILGGVALVRAMAVSRTLVRRDGLLLVASTVLLLVVALDGRLSAVEGGLLFASLLAYLVALARAGSDGAATATDQFHAPDVGRLLVGLALVVGGGHLLVVSAVDIARVAGVSEWVIGLTIVAAGTSLPEFVTSLAAARAGRTGISAGNLVGSCIFNALGVLGLAALVNPLTVSPVGVEGTAWLLGTTVLVVVLFYTEETLSRIEGGLLVALNAANWLLNLL; encoded by the coding sequence GTGGTCCTCTTCGACGTGCTGTACGTCGTCGTCGCCGTCGTCGCGCTGTGGTTCGGCGCCGACCAGTTCGTCACCGGTGCTTCGCGGGTCGCCCGCCGGCTCGGCGTGCCGGGGCTCGTCATCGGCCTCACCGTCGTCGCCTTCGGCACCTCAGCCCCCGAGTTCGCGGTGACGATAGACGCCGCGCTGGCCGGCCAGTCGGACATCTCCGTGGCCAACGTCGTCGGCTCGAACATCCTGAACCTCGGGTTCATCCTCGGCGGCGTCGCGCTGGTTCGAGCCATGGCGGTCTCCCGAACCCTCGTGCGCCGCGACGGCCTCCTGTTGGTCGCGTCGACTGTGCTCTTGCTTGTCGTCGCCCTCGACGGTCGCCTTTCCGCGGTCGAGGGGGGACTGCTTTTCGCGTCGCTACTCGCGTATCTGGTCGCGCTCGCACGGGCGGGAAGTGACGGCGCGGCGACCGCCACCGACCAGTTCCACGCGCCCGACGTCGGTCGGCTGCTCGTCGGCCTCGCGCTCGTGGTCGGCGGGGGCCACCTGCTGGTCGTCTCGGCCGTCGACATCGCCCGGGTCGCCGGGGTCTCCGAGTGGGTCATCGGGCTCACTATCGTCGCTGCGGGCACATCGCTGCCGGAGTTCGTCACCTCTCTCGCCGCCGCCAGAGCCGGCCGGACGGGTATCTCCGCGGGGAATCTGGTCGGCAGCTGCATCTTCAACGCGCTCGGCGTGCTCGGGCTGGCCGCGCTCGTGAACCCGCTGACCGTCTCGCCGGTCGGCGTCGAGGGGACCGCGTGGCTGCTTGGAACCACCGTGCTGGTCGTGGTGCTGTTCTACACCGAAGAAACGCTGTCCAGAATCGAGGGTGGATTGCTCGTCGCGCTCAACGCCGCGAACTGGCTCCTGAACCTGCTCTGA
- a CDS encoding DUF7522 family protein: MTRNILSEDLADAIVTTARTATGDSLRSVTYFTRANFEQLYLRDDLEQDADLNDFVGHEWQGYKQTKNAYQESELGEYRFTVRAFENGYLLRATTERQGVLITTDGLSMGSYEEIAEAIERLLREESGKE; the protein is encoded by the coding sequence ATGACGCGAAACATCCTCTCGGAGGACCTGGCCGACGCTATCGTCACGACGGCGCGGACAGCGACAGGCGACTCACTGCGGTCGGTGACGTACTTCACACGGGCGAACTTCGAGCAGCTCTATCTGCGGGACGACCTCGAACAGGACGCGGACCTCAACGACTTCGTCGGCCACGAGTGGCAGGGGTACAAACAGACCAAGAACGCCTACCAGGAGTCCGAGCTGGGCGAGTACCGATTTACCGTGCGGGCCTTCGAGAACGGCTATCTGCTCCGGGCGACCACGGAACGGCAGGGCGTGCTCATCACCACCGACGGGCTCTCGATGGGCTCCTACGAGGAGATTGCAGAGGCCATCGAACGGCTGCTGCGCGAGGAGTCGGGCAAGGAATAA
- a CDS encoding NEW3 domain-containing protein: MNRTLLGVAVVALLAVLAAPAIADPATTSVDGPSQAQPGENVTYTFTLTNTGENDSAYTLNATLPDGWEIVDRTDNGGYWQDSDTEWLFLSTEPGETREPTLTVSVPENAANGTVEITSTASDKKGVRDSATETVTVETDGGDSGDSGSDDGSDGDDGSDGGDGDDGSDGGDGDDGSDGGDGDDGSDGGDGSDGDDGSDGGDGSDGDDGGDGDDGSDGGDGDDGSDGGDGDDGSDGGDGSDGDDGGDGSDGGDGSDGGDDYSGGGDSGDSSSDDTGDDDTSDSGETDTPSGEDGNTSSAPENSSTDAESNTTDAESNTTAEESDETTASEPTETAGGPASEPDEPATDDADTETDDGSGASDTENDSNTAVGVGLSALLLLAVGVGMITVRRNVTEEPIIEGSIAEIVSGGSQTESGTTGSPDTGDGYGEADIEVHSFHAAPDKCTLTYSTEKIGNKELGDEVREVARGYASADNDDVRTQRLEATIVDGDLTVATWEIRSEWMEQFKDGELSAEAFERRAVATLSFSS; this comes from the coding sequence GTGAACCGCACCCTGCTCGGTGTCGCCGTCGTCGCTCTCCTCGCGGTGCTTGCGGCACCGGCGATAGCCGACCCGGCGACGACGTCGGTAGACGGACCCTCACAGGCCCAGCCCGGTGAGAACGTCACGTACACGTTCACGCTGACCAACACCGGCGAAAACGATAGCGCCTACACGCTGAACGCGACCCTGCCCGACGGCTGGGAGATAGTCGACCGGACCGACAACGGTGGGTACTGGCAGGACTCGGACACCGAGTGGCTCTTCCTGTCGACCGAGCCTGGGGAAACCCGAGAACCCACACTCACGGTCTCAGTGCCGGAGAACGCGGCGAACGGGACTGTCGAAATAACGTCCACTGCCTCGGATAAAAAGGGCGTACGGGACAGCGCAACCGAGACGGTGACCGTCGAGACCGACGGTGGCGATAGCGGTGACAGCGGGAGCGACGACGGCAGCGATGGTGACGACGGTAGTGACGGTGGCGATGGTGACGACGGTAGTGACGGTGGCGATGGTGACGACGGTAGTGACGGTGGCGATGGTGACGACGGTAGTGACGGTGGCGACGGCAGCGATGGTGACGACGGTAGTGACGGTGGCGACGGCAGCGATGGTGACGACGGTGGCGATGGTGACGACGGTAGTGACGGTGGCGATGGTGACGACGGTAGTGACGGTGGCGATGGTGACGACGGTAGTGACGGTGGCGACGGCAGCGATGGTGACGACGGTGGCGATGGTAGCGACGGTGGCGATGGTAGCGACGGTGGCGACGACTACAGCGGCGGTGGCGATAGTGGCGACAGCAGTAGCGACGACACCGGCGACGACGACACCAGCGACAGCGGCGAGACTGATACCCCCTCCGGCGAGGACGGCAATACGAGCAGTGCGCCGGAAAACAGTAGCACCGACGCCGAGTCGAACACTACTGACGCCGAGTCGAACACGACAGCGGAGGAGTCGGACGAAACGACCGCGAGTGAACCGACCGAGACGGCTGGCGGACCGGCGTCCGAACCCGACGAGCCCGCAACAGACGACGCGGACACCGAGACCGACGACGGATCGGGAGCGTCGGACACCGAGAACGATTCGAACACCGCCGTCGGGGTCGGTCTCAGCGCACTGTTACTACTCGCCGTCGGCGTCGGGATGATAACCGTCCGACGGAACGTGACCGAAGAGCCGATTATCGAGGGGTCGATTGCCGAGATCGTCAGCGGTGGTTCACAGACTGAGTCCGGAACGACCGGGAGTCCCGACACCGGCGACGGCTACGGCGAGGCAGACATCGAAGTACACAGCTTCCACGCGGCCCCCGACAAGTGCACTCTCACCTATTCGACGGAGAAGATAGGCAACAAAGAGCTCGGTGACGAAGTCAGGGAGGTCGCACGCGGCTACGCCTCGGCCGACAACGACGATGTCCGAACGCAGCGCCTGGAGGCGACAATCGTCGACGGGGACCTGACGGTGGCGACGTGGGAGATTCGTAGCGAGTGGATGGAGCAGTTCAAAGACGGGGAGCTGTCCGCTGAGGCGTTCGAACGGCGGGCCGTGGCGACACTCAGCTTCAGTAGCTGA